One Peterkaempfera bronchialis DNA window includes the following coding sequences:
- a CDS encoding aspartate aminotransferase family protein translates to MSRPPEPRSGTGFDLAALLARRGAERYELQERYLNPQLPRMLHTIGFDKFYERAEGPYFYDADGNQYLDMLAGFGIFALGRHHPVVRRAVQQVMDLDLPDLTRFDCSPLPGLLAEKLLAHTPHLDRVFFGNSGTEAVETALKFARYATGRSRVLYCDHAFHGLTTGSLSVNGETGFRKGFDPLLPDTAVPLGDLAALERELRRGDVAALIVEPIQGKGVHAAPPGWLKAAQDLLHRHKALLICDEVQTGIGRTGDFFAYQHEEGVEPDLVCAAKALSGGYVPVGATLGKDWIFRAVYSSMDRVLVHSASFGSNAQAMAAGLATLQVMEDEQVVAHTRRIGDLFRGRLAALVDRYELLADVRGRGLMIGIEFGRPRSLKLRTGWAALQAARKGLFAQMVVVPLMQRHRILTQVSGDHLEVIKLIPPLTITERDVDRFVDAFTEVMDDAHRGSGLMWDFGRTLVKQAVANR, encoded by the coding sequence ATGTCGCGCCCACCGGAGCCCCGGTCGGGTACCGGCTTCGACCTGGCGGCGCTGCTCGCCCGGCGCGGCGCCGAGCGCTATGAGCTCCAGGAGCGCTACCTCAACCCGCAGCTGCCTCGGATGCTGCACACCATCGGCTTCGACAAGTTCTACGAGCGGGCCGAGGGGCCGTACTTCTACGACGCCGACGGCAACCAGTACCTCGACATGCTCGCCGGGTTCGGCATCTTCGCACTGGGCCGCCACCACCCGGTGGTGCGCCGCGCCGTGCAGCAGGTGATGGACCTCGACCTGCCCGACCTCACCCGCTTCGACTGCTCCCCGCTGCCCGGCCTGCTCGCCGAGAAGCTGCTGGCCCACACCCCGCACCTGGACCGGGTCTTCTTCGGCAACAGCGGCACCGAGGCGGTCGAGACCGCGCTGAAGTTCGCCCGGTACGCCACCGGCCGCAGCCGTGTCCTCTACTGCGACCACGCCTTCCACGGCCTCACCACCGGCTCGCTCTCGGTCAACGGCGAGACCGGCTTCCGCAAGGGCTTCGACCCGCTGCTGCCGGACACCGCAGTGCCGCTGGGCGACCTCGCCGCGCTGGAGCGCGAGCTGCGCCGGGGCGATGTGGCCGCGCTGATCGTGGAGCCGATCCAGGGCAAGGGCGTGCACGCCGCCCCGCCCGGCTGGCTGAAGGCCGCCCAGGACCTGCTGCACCGCCACAAGGCGCTGCTGATCTGCGACGAGGTGCAGACCGGCATCGGCCGCACCGGCGACTTCTTCGCCTACCAGCACGAGGAGGGCGTGGAGCCCGACCTGGTCTGCGCGGCCAAGGCGCTCTCCGGCGGGTATGTCCCGGTCGGGGCGACCCTGGGCAAGGACTGGATCTTCCGGGCGGTCTACTCCTCGATGGACCGGGTGCTGGTCCACTCCGCCAGCTTCGGGTCCAATGCGCAGGCGATGGCGGCCGGATTGGCCACCCTCCAGGTGATGGAGGACGAGCAGGTGGTCGCCCACACCCGGCGGATCGGCGACCTCTTCCGTGGGCGGCTGGCGGCCCTGGTGGACCGGTATGAGCTGCTGGCGGACGTACGTGGCCGGGGCCTGATGATCGGCATCGAGTTCGGCAGGCCGAGGTCGCTGAAGCTGCGCACCGGCTGGGCCGCGCTCCAGGCGGCTCGCAAGGGCCTCTTCGCGCAGATGGTGGTGGTGCCGCTGATGCAGCGGCACCGCATCCTCACCCAGGTCTCCGGGGACCATCTGGAGGTGATCAAGCTGATCCCGCCGCTGACCATCACCGAGCGGGACGTCGACCGCTTTGTGGACGCCTTCACCGAGGTCATGGACGACGCCCACCGGGGCAGCGGCCTGATGTGGGACTTCGGCCGGACGCTGGTGAAGCAGGCGGTCGCCAACCGGTGA